A single window of Treponema denticola ATCC 35405 DNA harbors:
- a CDS encoding sigma-54-dependent Fis family transcriptional regulator translates to MNKAISVLNKTNPISAEQALELILEALRELVDYELAVVMGFEDKNVLKVRKAIGPLSSKLLDDFTINLNKRKDIARILDERKAFLFDENIPHVDTYDEIMKLPENHSCLVAPLYIGDKAIGMMTLDHSMCSRFTPEIVRFISTISKLISVALVQTDASQSLIQKTESLLLERNVLLTASTNVFKDMVGSSRAWTTVLDSIKLVAASDVPVLISGETGTGKEQAARTIHRLSNRAEKPFVPVNCSALVQSLAESEIFGHEKGAFSGAAALRKGRFELADGGTLFLDEVGDLPFDLQPKLLRVLQDGKFERVGGEKPVSVDVRIIAATNVDLAEAVSMGRFREDLLYRLDVFPLRLPPLRERDDDTALLAEHFISDIRKRKGFENTSLSMAAIEKLMSMPWHGNVRELKNVVERAAILSQGGEIPAEHLVPGTREFYISNAAKKKPLKPAVNKETEKDKVLPEDIKPFDEAQTEIIQKALLASNGKIYGKDGAAALLNLKPGTLQSKMKKLGIKY, encoded by the coding sequence ATGAACAAGGCTATATCCGTTTTAAATAAAACAAATCCCATCTCGGCCGAGCAGGCATTGGAGCTTATTCTTGAGGCTTTAAGAGAACTGGTCGATTACGAGCTTGCCGTTGTGATGGGCTTTGAAGATAAAAATGTTCTAAAGGTAAGAAAGGCCATAGGCCCGCTTTCTTCAAAATTATTGGACGATTTTACGATTAACTTAAACAAACGGAAAGACATTGCCCGAATTTTAGATGAAAGAAAGGCTTTTTTGTTTGATGAAAATATTCCCCACGTCGATACCTATGACGAAATAATGAAGCTGCCCGAAAATCATTCTTGTTTGGTGGCTCCCCTTTACATAGGAGACAAGGCTATCGGAATGATGACCTTGGATCACAGTATGTGTTCCCGCTTTACGCCTGAAATCGTCCGTTTTATATCTACAATTTCAAAACTTATTTCGGTTGCCTTGGTCCAAACGGATGCATCCCAATCCCTCATTCAAAAAACCGAAAGCCTCCTTCTCGAAAGAAATGTTTTGCTCACCGCTTCGACAAATGTTTTTAAGGATATGGTCGGTTCTTCCCGGGCTTGGACTACGGTTTTAGATTCGATAAAGCTGGTTGCGGCCTCTGATGTGCCGGTTTTAATTTCGGGAGAAACGGGAACGGGAAAAGAACAGGCAGCCCGCACCATTCACAGGCTTTCCAACAGGGCCGAAAAACCCTTTGTGCCCGTAAACTGTTCTGCCCTTGTGCAGAGCCTTGCCGAAAGTGAAATCTTCGGGCATGAGAAAGGCGCCTTTTCGGGGGCTGCGGCCTTGCGGAAGGGACGGTTTGAACTTGCCGATGGCGGCACCCTCTTTTTGGACGAAGTGGGGGACTTGCCCTTTGATTTACAGCCCAAACTTTTGCGTGTTCTTCAAGACGGAAAATTCGAGCGTGTCGGCGGGGAAAAACCCGTTTCTGTGGATGTGCGCATAATAGCCGCAACCAATGTCGATTTGGCCGAGGCCGTTTCGATGGGACGCTTCCGTGAAGACCTGCTTTACAGGCTGGATGTTTTCCCGCTAAGGCTTCCGCCTTTGAGGGAACGCGATGACGATACGGCTCTTTTAGCCGAACATTTTATTTCGGATATACGCAAACGGAAGGGCTTTGAAAACACGAGCCTTTCGATGGCTGCAATCGAAAAACTTATGTCTATGCCTTGGCATGGAAATGTCCGCGAGCTTAAAAACGTTGTAGAGCGGGCTGCAATTCTTTCGCAAGGCGGAGAAATCCCTGCCGAGCACTTGGTGCCGGGAACAAGAGAATTCTATATTTCAAACGCTGCTAAAAAAAAGCCCCTAAAGCCTGCCGTAAATAAGGAGACTGAAAAAGATAAGGTTTTGCCTGAAGATATTAAACCCTTTGATGAGGCTCAAACCGAGATTATTCAAAAAGCTCTTTTAGCCTCAAACGGAAAAATTTACGGCAAAGACGGAGCTGCCGCTCTTTTAAACTTAAAACCGGGAACCCTTCAAAGTAAGATGAAAAAACTGGGCATTAAGTACTAA
- a CDS encoding right-handed parallel beta-helix repeat-containing protein, which produces MKKLLKILTTIAAVLTTAVVFATCKQFRDDPEDFLSYWSSEVVPIDFSINKPYQMSNDGALCIPSAYDVTLKIKLRNPRNFTLIMPTSVLDAGKVINFPGFPSDQQPRYNTDYTFKQTGDMLELTYKEAFLKAHEWSNGGIGPEITLTSTDGRKFSKKFSLNIEVNTPPPEIGDVKIAKTQVGGFYALCFDETVGMTPILNGKRLHKDIKAIHIQEEGGSEETIPLTVKDDGSGFNIPPTPPDGLLSSVDQLFDVPPSPGSWTVYVKTYTELAEDGALPKKYKVWLTDKKGLSSEPKEAKTLGSIPDISDNTKAWKKLKQAVEGAQEGGVITVMGNVKATNAPGNFGAIEVNKSLTIKGKNGAELDANQSMLGSNAHRIFTVTGDKTELTLEDLKLKNGIEGVASEYGGAISASQIKTLTLKNCVIEACTAYGGGGIYLNGGVEAVLERCTITGCQTTGAGGGAIYAGASLGKQPIVRIKGGKIENNTGHISGGAINITRGSLYINTDENGNPDNPSTKTEIGINALKASGGEGNSGGGIYCLWDTDKPGKLKIHRVKIWSCTVKAVDSDNKKANGAGISVYGKGDVLLSSVELSGCEFDESGGNTLAQKQGGGICLRNGAEASIKDCTFKSCKANQGGAFYIETGKANIENCTFIKNSASESGGALHIGNTSDDCNVIINDSVIGDSASNANTASSKGGGICVYRGTCTVRKVNIQNNTASIGESGIWLHGASDNTAKLTLEEKVNITGNHLMIGNNPGYPAFVTAHNLDAASDIKIRPEVYDAQINKPLVKAAGTKPDNWETLFELVEMPSGQTWELKKNDAGTELILKRAS; this is translated from the coding sequence ATGAAAAAACTTTTAAAGATTTTAACAACAATTGCGGCAGTGCTTACAACTGCCGTTGTATTTGCAACTTGTAAACAATTTAGGGATGACCCTGAAGATTTTTTAAGCTACTGGTCCAGCGAAGTTGTTCCTATTGACTTCAGCATCAATAAGCCCTATCAAATGAGTAATGACGGAGCACTATGCATACCGTCTGCATACGATGTAACGCTTAAGATAAAACTGCGTAATCCGAGAAACTTTACCCTCATTATGCCGACATCCGTCTTAGATGCGGGGAAAGTTATCAATTTCCCCGGGTTTCCTTCAGATCAGCAGCCTAGATACAACACTGACTACACCTTTAAACAGACAGGCGATATGCTCGAACTCACATACAAAGAGGCATTTTTAAAGGCGCACGAGTGGAGTAACGGCGGCATAGGCCCCGAAATTACCCTTACTTCAACAGACGGCAGAAAATTCAGTAAAAAGTTCAGCTTAAATATTGAAGTGAATACTCCGCCGCCCGAAATCGGCGATGTAAAGATAGCGAAAACGCAAGTCGGCGGGTTCTACGCACTGTGTTTTGATGAAACCGTGGGCATGACACCTATATTGAACGGAAAGCGTTTGCATAAAGACATCAAAGCGATTCACATACAGGAAGAAGGCGGCTCAGAAGAAACAATTCCTCTTACCGTAAAGGATGATGGGTCCGGATTTAATATACCTCCAACTCCACCGGACGGTCTTTTATCATCGGTTGATCAGCTTTTTGACGTACCTCCTAGCCCTGGAAGCTGGACAGTCTATGTTAAAACGTACACAGAACTGGCAGAAGATGGTGCTCTCCCCAAAAAATACAAGGTATGGCTGACCGATAAAAAAGGCCTTTCTTCGGAGCCAAAAGAAGCGAAGACCTTAGGCTCTATCCCCGATATAAGCGACAATACGAAGGCATGGAAAAAGTTAAAACAAGCCGTCGAGGGCGCACAGGAAGGCGGCGTTATAACCGTCATGGGTAATGTTAAAGCAACAAATGCCCCCGGCAACTTCGGTGCGATCGAAGTAAACAAAAGCCTCACGATAAAGGGTAAAAACGGAGCTGAGCTCGATGCAAATCAAAGTATGTTAGGTTCAAATGCTCACCGCATCTTTACCGTAACGGGAGATAAGACGGAACTCACGCTCGAAGACCTGAAACTTAAGAATGGTATTGAAGGGGTCGCCTCTGAGTACGGCGGTGCCATTTCTGCAAGTCAAATAAAAACATTGACGCTTAAAAACTGCGTTATTGAGGCCTGTACAGCATACGGCGGAGGCGGTATATATTTGAACGGCGGTGTAGAGGCAGTACTTGAAAGATGTACCATTACGGGCTGTCAAACGACAGGTGCAGGCGGAGGGGCAATTTATGCCGGCGCTAGTCTCGGCAAGCAGCCGATTGTCCGCATTAAAGGCGGGAAAATCGAAAATAACACAGGGCACATATCAGGCGGTGCTATCAATATTACCCGCGGAAGTCTGTATATCAACACGGATGAAAACGGGAACCCTGATAACCCTAGTACTAAAACAGAAATAGGAATTAATGCCCTTAAAGCTTCTGGCGGAGAAGGCAATAGCGGCGGCGGCATATACTGCCTTTGGGATACAGACAAACCCGGCAAGCTGAAAATACACAGAGTAAAAATCTGGAGTTGTACGGTCAAGGCTGTCGACTCCGACAACAAAAAAGCGAACGGTGCAGGTATTTCTGTCTACGGAAAAGGAGATGTGCTTTTGTCATCGGTAGAACTATCCGGCTGTGAGTTTGATGAAAGCGGCGGCAATACGTTAGCCCAAAAACAGGGCGGAGGCATTTGTCTACGAAACGGGGCAGAGGCATCTATTAAAGACTGTACCTTTAAGAGCTGTAAAGCAAATCAAGGCGGTGCATTCTATATTGAAACTGGTAAAGCTAATATAGAAAACTGTACTTTTATCAAAAATAGTGCTAGCGAATCCGGCGGTGCTTTGCATATAGGTAATACTAGTGATGACTGCAATGTCATTATTAACGACAGTGTAATCGGAGATAGTGCATCTAATGCTAATACGGCATCCTCAAAGGGCGGCGGTATTTGTGTTTACAGAGGAACGTGTACCGTAAGAAAGGTAAATATACAAAATAATACGGCTAGCATAGGAGAATCTGGCATATGGCTGCATGGAGCAAGTGACAACACGGCAAAACTTACATTAGAGGAAAAGGTCAATATTACAGGCAATCATCTCATGATAGGAAACAATCCTGGTTATCCGGCTTTTGTTACCGCACACAATTTAGATGCTGCATCTGATATCAAAATTCGGCCGGAGGTCTATGATGCCCAGATAAATAAGCCGCTTGTAAAAGCTGCCGGTACAAAACCGGACAACTGGGAAACCCTTTTCGAGTTAGTGGAAATGCCATCAGGACAAACATGGGAATTAAAGAAAAATGATGCCGGTACCGAGCTGATATTGAAAAGGGCATCGTAA
- a CDS encoding YggS family pyridoxal phosphate-dependent enzyme — MKDDIKINLEEVHRRMEKACKACGRDLKEVRLLMATKTVTPERILKAFEYGELLIGENKVQELCEKYEPLSSVKHETHFIGHLQTNKIKDVIKYADCIESVDRLDLAEKLSKRLESEGKTMDILIQVNTSQEESKFGCKPEEALALTEKIAKLPCLKIKGLMTIGLFSDDMDKVRLCFKLLQKIRKEITEKNIPNVSMEVVSMGMTGDLEVAIEEGSTLIRVGTAIFGKRNYPDSYYWNENAKIEG, encoded by the coding sequence ATGAAGGACGATATTAAAATAAATTTGGAAGAGGTGCATAGACGGATGGAAAAGGCTTGTAAGGCCTGCGGAAGGGATCTTAAAGAGGTAAGGCTTCTTATGGCAACAAAGACCGTTACACCGGAGAGAATCTTAAAGGCCTTTGAATACGGGGAACTTTTAATAGGAGAAAACAAGGTTCAGGAGCTATGCGAAAAGTATGAGCCTCTTTCATCGGTAAAACACGAGACCCATTTTATAGGGCACCTACAAACCAATAAGATTAAGGACGTAATAAAATATGCCGACTGCATTGAGTCTGTCGACAGGCTTGACCTAGCCGAAAAGCTTAGCAAAAGACTTGAATCCGAGGGGAAGACCATGGATATTTTAATTCAGGTAAACACCTCTCAAGAAGAAAGCAAATTCGGATGTAAGCCTGAAGAAGCACTTGCTCTAACCGAAAAAATTGCAAAACTTCCCTGCTTAAAAATAAAAGGCCTTATGACAATAGGGCTTTTTTCCGATGATATGGATAAGGTGAGACTTTGTTTTAAGCTCCTGCAAAAAATTCGAAAAGAAATAACCGAAAAAAATATTCCCAATGTTTCGATGGAGGTTGTTTCTATGGGAATGACGGGAGATCTTGAAGTTGCTATCGAAGAAGGCTCAACCCTAATAAGAGTAGGTACGGCAATTTTCGGCAAAAGAAATTATCCCGATTCCTATTATTGGAACGAAAATGCAAAAATTGAAGGTTAA
- the trhA gene encoding PAQR family membrane homeostasis protein TrhA, translated as MKEEKIKRRYSIGEEIANAVTHGIGVGLSIAALVLLVIRAARYAPPDLKAGYVVGFAIFGASLIILYLFSTLYHALPLKAKKVFGIFDHCSIYILIAGTYTAYCLSALHGAVGWTIFGIIWGLAVLGIVLYSIFGSRARILSVITYIPMGWLIIFAAKPLKEQLPLLSFKFLIIGGIIYTAGCIFYAMKKVKWAHSIWHLFVIGGSIMHFFSLYYSL; from the coding sequence ATGAAAGAAGAAAAAATTAAACGCAGATATTCTATAGGTGAAGAAATTGCAAATGCCGTAACTCACGGCATAGGGGTAGGTCTTTCGATTGCAGCCCTCGTGCTTTTAGTTATAAGGGCTGCCCGTTATGCTCCGCCGGATTTAAAGGCCGGTTACGTAGTAGGCTTTGCCATTTTCGGAGCTTCCTTAATAATCCTCTATCTTTTTTCGACCCTATACCATGCTCTTCCGCTAAAGGCAAAAAAGGTATTCGGAATCTTCGATCACTGTTCAATCTACATACTGATAGCAGGAACCTACACGGCCTACTGCCTTTCGGCCCTTCACGGAGCTGTCGGCTGGACAATCTTCGGTATTATCTGGGGATTGGCTGTCCTGGGCATAGTTTTATACTCGATATTCGGAAGCAGGGCAAGGATTTTGTCTGTTATTACCTATATCCCCATGGGTTGGCTCATCATCTTTGCGGCAAAGCCCTTAAAAGAACAGCTGCCGCTTTTAAGCTTTAAGTTTTTAATTATAGGCGGAATTATTTATACTGCCGGTTGTATTTTTTATGCAATGAAGAAGGTAAAATGGGCACACAGCATCTGGCACCTCTTTGTTATAGGCGGGAGTATAATGCATTTTTTTTCGCTTTATTACAGTCTTTAA
- a CDS encoding M23 family metallopeptidase, whose amino-acid sequence MKKTNYLFAGIIVFLLVLGTAYFALDISTPIGTSQTVLDDGMGGGDTRLPTFRPDKEISEITLPPLDYIVYSVKKGDMVGEIASRYGVSQDAIISLNKLRNTRTLQIGQLLKIPSMDGIVYTPKKGDTPEKLADTYKISLEKLALVNNISDNNVLKAGAAIFLPDAKLDWVTLQEINGDLFKSPIRGGYRVTSRYGWRRDPFTGKRSFHNGIDLATYRGAPIYAALPGTIAATGYSNVYGNYVIIRHHSGYQTLYGHMNSILTSRGKYVTAQSKIGTVGTTGRSTGPHVHFTVYKNGATINPVAVWH is encoded by the coding sequence ATGAAAAAAACTAACTATTTGTTTGCAGGTATAATCGTTTTTCTCTTGGTGCTAGGTACAGCCTATTTCGCCTTAGATATATCCACTCCCATTGGTACTTCCCAAACCGTATTGGATGACGGAATGGGCGGAGGAGATACAAGATTGCCGACTTTTAGACCTGATAAGGAAATTTCGGAAATAACACTACCGCCTCTCGACTACATAGTCTATTCCGTAAAAAAAGGCGATATGGTAGGAGAAATAGCCTCCCGCTATGGGGTAAGTCAGGATGCGATTATAAGCTTAAACAAACTTAGAAACACAAGAACCCTCCAAATAGGACAGTTGTTAAAGATTCCCTCAATGGACGGAATTGTTTATACCCCGAAAAAAGGCGATACCCCTGAAAAATTGGCCGACACCTATAAAATCTCACTTGAAAAATTAGCTCTGGTTAATAACATTTCGGATAACAACGTACTAAAAGCAGGAGCTGCCATCTTTCTGCCTGATGCAAAACTTGACTGGGTAACCCTTCAAGAAATAAACGGAGACCTCTTTAAGTCTCCTATACGCGGAGGATACAGGGTAACTTCCCGTTACGGCTGGAGACGGGATCCCTTTACGGGAAAGAGGAGCTTTCATAACGGAATAGACCTTGCAACATACCGCGGCGCCCCCATCTATGCAGCCCTTCCGGGAACCATAGCCGCAACAGGTTACAGTAATGTATACGGCAATTATGTAATAATAAGGCATCACTCAGGCTATCAAACCCTTTACGGGCATATGAATTCCATTCTAACCTCACGCGGAAAATATGTTACCGCTCAAAGCAAGATAGGAACCGTAGGCACAACAGGAAGAAGCACCGGCCCTCACGTTCATTTTACTGTTTACAAAAACGGAGCAACGATAAATCCTGTCGCCGTATGGCACTAA
- a CDS encoding RNA polymerase sigma factor: MIKFSNLLRKESPEAVQDRLLCKAVLAGNTEAFSLIAAKYQKRVYSLGMSFFKNHDDSEDFVQDIMLKTFSALPKFRGESSFSTWLMRIAYNSAINSVKRKREFVSAFDDFEIKTNDLTPEERQIQNCVKNAIRRAVNDLPEKYRICIDLYFFYDMPYADIESITGIPVNTIKSHIFRSKKILKTELENQGIYGQEESPEYPVLFKLNLAYDM; this comes from the coding sequence ATGATTAAATTTTCAAATTTACTCAGAAAAGAATCTCCTGAAGCCGTGCAAGACCGCCTCTTATGTAAGGCCGTCCTTGCGGGAAATACAGAAGCCTTCAGCCTAATTGCTGCAAAGTATCAAAAGCGTGTCTATTCTTTGGGAATGAGTTTTTTTAAAAACCATGATGACTCGGAAGATTTTGTGCAGGACATAATGCTTAAAACTTTTTCGGCCCTGCCTAAATTCCGCGGAGAGTCTTCTTTTTCTACGTGGCTTATGAGGATTGCCTATAATTCGGCGATAAACTCGGTTAAGCGTAAAAGAGAATTCGTTTCCGCCTTTGACGATTTTGAGATAAAAACAAACGATTTAACTCCCGAAGAAAGGCAAATACAAAACTGTGTAAAAAATGCAATCAGGCGGGCTGTAAACGATCTTCCCGAAAAATACAGAATATGTATCGACCTTTATTTCTTTTATGATATGCCCTATGCCGATATAGAATCCATTACCGGTATACCCGTAAATACGATTAAGTCCCATATTTTCCGCTCAAAAAAAATATTAAAAACCGAGCTTGAAAATCAAGGAATTTACGGACAAGAGGAAAGCCCCGAATATCCCGTTTTATTTAAATTGAATTTGGCCTATGACATGTAA
- a CDS encoding flagellar basal body-associated FliL family protein, whose amino-acid sequence MLKNNRKSLKLYKFLKYVLFAVVLIIIVGSVFSLFKKKNTDEVLRSESPSEIRGKKALYSDLGRLRIPTADIHTGTLVVFPVLEYNSEDKAFEEELVQKKEDIRKSLIDWFSQKTVYELYTMPENEVKKEVLAEINSILNLSRIKRIYFKDFVILE is encoded by the coding sequence ATGCTTAAAAATAACCGGAAGAGCTTAAAATTATATAAATTCCTTAAATATGTGCTTTTTGCAGTAGTACTTATTATAATTGTAGGTTCCGTTTTTTCTCTTTTTAAGAAAAAAAACACCGATGAGGTTTTAAGATCTGAAAGTCCTTCGGAGATACGCGGAAAAAAGGCCCTTTATTCCGACTTGGGCCGGCTTAGGATTCCTACAGCCGATATCCACACGGGAACCCTTGTAGTTTTTCCCGTTTTGGAGTATAATTCTGAAGATAAGGCCTTTGAGGAAGAACTTGTCCAAAAGAAGGAAGATATCCGAAAAAGCCTTATTGACTGGTTTTCGCAAAAAACCGTATATGAGCTTTATACCATGCCTGAAAACGAGGTTAAAAAAGAAGTGTTGGCCGAGATAAATTCTATTCTAAATTTATCCCGTATAAAACGCATATATTTTAAGGACTTCGTTATTTTGGAATAA
- a CDS encoding mechanosensitive ion channel family protein, with protein sequence MQNLLGNVQKWLSEDSVRGDIFWLFAVLIVSFILHKVLKKILSGTVKKILSRITAKTKSKLDDYIFDKIHIERASLIIYIFAFNFLSLKLSFGAGLMQKLASLISIWIIIRLLHGLLDGLTAYTENEPRFAGKPYRSYVQVFILIVYIAGFIIAAGTISGKSPWSLLSGIGAMTAVLLLVFRETILSFVASLQISSYDLVRRGDWISVPKYDADGDVTEVALHTIKIQNWDKTISVLPTSDLMQSGFKNWRGMQETGGRRIKRSIFLDVSSVKFMDEELRRRVGKIELLKSYFAEVESSDISAQYGSDTEHPLNDRRLTNIGTFRMYVTRYLQSLDTLRKDLTFLVRQLEPGATGVPMEIYVFTATTDWGEYEKIQADIFDHLFASVHEFDLRIFQYPVGGFLPNK encoded by the coding sequence ATGCAAAATTTATTGGGTAATGTTCAAAAATGGCTTTCGGAAGATTCTGTGAGAGGCGATATTTTTTGGCTGTTTGCCGTTTTGATTGTTTCTTTTATTCTTCATAAAGTGTTAAAAAAAATACTGTCAGGAACGGTAAAAAAAATACTGTCCCGCATTACAGCCAAAACGAAGAGTAAACTTGATGATTATATTTTTGATAAAATTCATATAGAACGTGCTTCGCTTATTATATATATTTTTGCCTTTAATTTTTTGTCGCTAAAATTAAGTTTTGGAGCCGGGCTTATGCAAAAACTTGCAAGCCTTATTTCGATATGGATAATAATAAGACTTTTGCACGGCCTCTTGGACGGGCTTACAGCCTATACCGAAAATGAACCTCGATTTGCGGGAAAGCCATACCGCAGTTATGTTCAGGTTTTTATCTTAATTGTTTATATTGCAGGCTTTATCATCGCTGCAGGAACAATCAGCGGAAAGTCCCCATGGTCTCTTTTAAGCGGAATAGGAGCTATGACGGCTGTTCTTCTTTTGGTATTCCGCGAGACGATTCTTTCTTTTGTGGCAAGCCTCCAGATTTCTTCCTACGATTTGGTTCGCCGCGGGGACTGGATTTCGGTTCCTAAATATGATGCCGACGGAGATGTTACCGAGGTCGCCTTACATACGATAAAAATTCAAAACTGGGATAAGACTATTTCCGTTTTACCGACAAGCGACCTAATGCAAAGCGGTTTTAAAAACTGGCGGGGTATGCAGGAAACCGGAGGAAGACGCATCAAGCGTTCAATCTTTTTGGACGTTTCTTCCGTAAAATTTATGGATGAAGAACTGAGACGCAGGGTAGGGAAGATAGAGCTTTTAAAATCCTACTTTGCCGAAGTTGAAAGTTCCGACATAAGTGCCCAATACGGCAGCGATACGGAACATCCCTTAAACGATAGAAGGCTCACCAATATCGGAACCTTTAGGATGTACGTTACGCGCTATCTTCAAAGCCTTGATACTTTAAGAAAGGATTTGACATTTTTGGTGCGGCAGCTTGAACCGGGAGCTACAGGCGTTCCCATGGAGATTTATGTTTTTACTGCAACCACCGACTGGGGAGAATACGAAAAGATCCAAGCCGATATTTTTGACCATCTTTTTGCGTCCGTCCACGAATTCGATCTTAGAATTTTCCAATATCCTGTAGGCGGCTTTTTACCAAACAAGTAA
- a CDS encoding response regulator transcription factor → MRIAIVDDEKLICEGLKIIFQSYPDIEVIATGSNGNDALKICEEKNPELLLMDIRMPECNGVEATKKIKKSFSDIKILILTTFNDTEYIQKALQYGASGYLLKDSSPDVIYDGIKAAISGNIVINPEVAKTMLFENHEEAEERVIRPLAEIQDEFGLSQKEIEIIRLVSEGLSNKQIAYKQGLSEGTIKNNISVIFDKTFVSDRTQLAAFAFKNGIV, encoded by the coding sequence ATGAGAATAGCTATTGTAGACGATGAAAAACTTATATGCGAGGGACTAAAAATTATCTTTCAATCATATCCCGATATTGAGGTTATTGCAACAGGCAGCAACGGAAACGATGCACTAAAAATATGCGAAGAAAAAAATCCTGAGCTTCTCCTCATGGATATAAGGATGCCGGAATGTAATGGCGTAGAAGCAACAAAAAAAATAAAAAAGAGTTTCTCCGATATAAAAATATTGATTCTCACAACCTTTAACGATACCGAATATATTCAAAAAGCCCTTCAATACGGAGCATCGGGCTATCTTTTAAAGGACAGTTCGCCGGATGTAATCTATGACGGAATTAAGGCCGCTATTTCAGGGAACATCGTTATAAATCCTGAAGTTGCAAAAACCATGCTTTTTGAAAATCATGAAGAAGCGGAAGAAAGAGTTATAAGGCCATTGGCTGAAATTCAAGACGAGTTCGGTTTAAGCCAAAAAGAAATAGAAATTATCAGGCTTGTTTCGGAAGGGCTTTCCAATAAACAGATTGCCTACAAACAGGGCCTTTCGGAAGGCACAATAAAAAACAATATTTCCGTAATATTCGATAAGACCTTTGTTTCCGATAGAACGCAGCTTGCCGCCTTTGCCTTTAAAAACGGGATTGTGTAA
- a CDS encoding CD0519/CD1768 family membrane protein, with protein METKSFFKKEIGAENFIFLALFSAFFFGVGSVMGGVNMIKTMMETGFDLLINICLYLMAVAVLAGAVSGLFSEFGTIALINKILSKLMKPLYDLPGASSLGILNCFLSDNPAILTLADDDNFRRYFKQYQLPALTNLGTAFGMGLITTTAMMGLNIKSAVPAALIGNVGAIAGSIVSVRLMIYFSKKRYGTEAFVSTKRVDPIPEKMRPVREGGAGGRFIQAMLDGGKSGVSMGLAIIPGVVIICTIVIMLTNGPSADGTYTGGAREGIAVLPWIGQKLSFILNPMYGFSSPEAISVPITALGSTGAALGIVKEMSFAGKINANDIAVFTAICMCWSGYISTHIAMMDALDTKEMTGKAILSHTIGGLFAGIVAHLIAFVL; from the coding sequence ATGGAAACTAAATCTTTTTTTAAGAAAGAAATTGGGGCAGAAAACTTTATATTTTTAGCTTTGTTTTCTGCTTTCTTTTTTGGGGTCGGCTCGGTTATGGGCGGCGTAAATATGATTAAGACCATGATGGAAACAGGTTTCGATTTGCTTATCAATATCTGTTTGTATTTAATGGCCGTAGCGGTATTGGCCGGAGCCGTTTCGGGGCTTTTTTCGGAATTCGGAACCATCGCTTTGATTAACAAAATCTTGTCCAAACTGATGAAACCCTTGTACGATTTACCGGGAGCCTCCTCCCTCGGTATCTTAAACTGTTTTTTATCGGATAATCCCGCAATCTTAACCCTTGCCGATGACGATAATTTTAGACGTTATTTTAAACAGTACCAGCTTCCTGCCCTTACAAACCTCGGTACAGCCTTCGGTATGGGCTTGATTACCACAACGGCAATGATGGGCTTAAACATAAAATCGGCAGTTCCTGCAGCTTTAATCGGAAATGTCGGAGCCATAGCCGGAAGTATAGTTTCAGTACGCTTGATGATTTACTTTTCAAAAAAACGCTACGGAACGGAAGCCTTTGTTTCTACAAAAAGAGTTGACCCCATCCCCGAAAAAATGCGCCCAGTCAGAGAAGGCGGAGCCGGAGGAAGGTTTATTCAGGCCATGCTTGACGGAGGCAAATCGGGTGTCAGCATGGGCTTGGCTATTATTCCGGGCGTAGTAATTATCTGCACAATAGTTATAATGCTTACAAACGGCCCTAGTGCCGACGGTACATATACCGGAGGAGCCCGCGAAGGAATCGCTGTTCTTCCATGGATAGGTCAAAAACTAAGTTTTATATTGAATCCTATGTATGGCTTCAGCAGTCCTGAAGCCATCTCCGTTCCGATTACGGCACTAGGCTCTACAGGAGCGGCCCTCGGCATTGTAAAAGAAATGTCTTTCGCCGGAAAAATAAATGCAAACGATATAGCAGTCTTTACAGCCATCTGTATGTGCTGGAGCGGTTATATTTCTACCCATATTGCAATGATGGATGCCCTCGACACAAAGGAGATGACGGGCAAGGCTATTTTAAGCCACACCATAGGCGGCCTCTTTGCAGGCATTGTCGCCCACCTTATAGCCTTTGTGCTCTAA